In Erigeron canadensis isolate Cc75 chromosome 7, C_canadensis_v1, whole genome shotgun sequence, one DNA window encodes the following:
- the LOC122607867 gene encoding probable aspartyl aminopeptidase: MAKDSEISVAGDLIDFLNASPTAFHAVDEAKKRLKVAGYEQIYEKGDWNLQPGNKYFFTRNYSTIVAFAIGKKYVAGNGFHIVGAHTDSPCLKLKPVSKVSKAGYLEVGVQTYGGGLWHTWFDRDLTIAGRMIIKEGKGTSASYSHRLVRITEPIMRIPTLAIHLDRGVNDGFKVNTQTHLAPVLATSVKAELNKVVTENGPDGKPIESPNTSSNQKHHSLLLQLLAARAGCKADDICDFELQACDTQPSIIAGAMKEFVFSGRLDNLCMSFCSLKALIDATGSDKSLEDESGVRMVALFDHEEVGSSSAQGAGSPVMFDALSRITNFFSSDAQLLEKAMQRSFLVSADMAHALHPNYMDKHEENHQPKLHGGLVIKHNANQRYATNAVTAFIFREIATNHNLPVQDFVVRNDMPCGSTIGPILASGTGIRTVDIGAPQLSMHSIREMCAVDDVNHSYKHLKAFYEDFTCLDAKIAVDV; encoded by the exons ATGGCAAAGGATTCAGAAATCTCAGTCGCCGGCGATCTTATCGACTTTCTTAACGCTTCTCCCACCGCCTTCCACGCCGTCG ATGAAGCaaagaaaagattaaaagttGCAGGATATGAACAAATATATGAAAAGGGAGATTGGAATTTACAACCTGGAAACAAGTATTTTTTCACCAGGAATTATTCCACTATTGTTGCCTTTGCTATTGGTAAAAA ATATGTTGCTGGAAATGGATTCCACATAGTTGGTGCTCATACTGATAGTCCCTGTCTTAAGCTGAAGCCTGTTTCAAAG GTATCAAAAGCTGGTTACTTGGAAGTTGGTGTTCAAACATATGGAGGAGGTTTGTGGCATACATGGTTTGACCGTGACTTAACAATTGCTGGAAGAATGATAATCAAAGAAGGAAAAGGCACCTCTGCATCTTACTCGCACCGACTTGTTAGAATTACGGAGCCTATAATGCGAATTCCAACCCTGGCAATCCACCTGGACAG GGGTGTCAATGATGGATTTAAGGTGAACACACAAACTCATCTGGCGCCTGTCTTGGCAACATCTGTTAAG GCCGAGCTCAATAAAGTGGTTACCGAAAATGGCCCAGATGGGAAGCCCATTGAAAGTCCAAACACTTCCAGTAACCAGAAGCATCATTCTCTTCTTCTGCAG CTTCTTGCGGCTCGTGCTGGGTGTAAAGCAgatgacatttgtgattttgaGTTACAAGCATGTGACACTCAACCAAGCATAATTGCTGGCGCAATGAAGGAGTTTGTATTCTCTGGAAGGCTTGACAATCTTTGTATGTCTTTCTGCTCCTTGAAG GCGTTAATAGATGCTACTGGGTCAGACAAAAGTCTTGAAGATGAGAGTGGTGTAAGAATGGTGGCATTATTTGATCATGAGGAGGTTGGTTCTAGCTCAGCACAAGGAGCTGGATCTCCAGTCATGTTTGATGCTCTATCCCGCATTACAAACTTCTTTTCATCAGATGCACAG TTACTAGAAAAAGCAATGCAAAGAAGCTTTCTGGTGTCTGCTGACATGGCTCATGCCTTGCATCCAAATTATATG gATAAACACGAAGAAAATCATCAACCAAAATTGCATGGTGGGCTTGTGATTAAACATAATGCAAACCAACGATATGCCACTAATGCTGTCACTGCCTTCATATTCCGGGAAATAGCCACCAACCATAATCTTCCAGTTCAG GACTTTGTTGTTCGAAATGACATGCCATGCGGTTCAACCATTGGGCCCATATTGGCAAGTGGGACTGGAATCCGGACAGTTGATATTGGAGCCCCACAATTATCGATGCACAGCATACGGGAGATGTGCGCAGTGGATGACGTGAATCATTCGTACAAGCATTTGAAGGCATTTTATGAAGACTTCACTTGTCTTGATGCCAAGATTGCAGTTGATGTTTAG